From [Clostridium] symbiosum, a single genomic window includes:
- a CDS encoding ABC transporter permease yields MKLIKKIYNSFYSKSTILAFLLLVIATSIIFKDKNFLTTANVFNILLKAAKNGGFLALGMTFVILCAEIDLSVGAVFALSGVVMGITAQVNPVFGIFCGLMVGVASGLLIGLMVTKMRISSWIASLAMLFALRGVILIVAKKSVAITGGVLTFANTKILKGVIPGMNSGISILIPMLFVITFICMYVSRHTKFGMGMYAVGGNCEAARMMGIDVDRIKIKAFVCSGFIAALSGVLLASSSGSATLSAGNVYETYAIAMCAIGGVKLSGGEGKFSGAFFGILIYFIINTIFTYLPTSISVHWQSIIMGMLVLISVGVQSEVFQTIKIKRKQVGES; encoded by the coding sequence ATGAAATTAATAAAAAAAATATATAATTCGTTTTATTCAAAAAGTACTATCTTAGCATTTCTGCTTTTAGTGATTGCGACAAGTATTATTTTCAAAGATAAAAACTTTTTGACGACGGCCAATGTGTTTAATATTCTTTTAAAGGCAGCGAAAAACGGCGGTTTTCTGGCGCTGGGGATGACATTTGTCATTTTGTGCGCCGAGATCGATCTCTCCGTCGGAGCCGTGTTTGCCCTCAGCGGAGTGGTGATGGGAATTACCGCCCAGGTCAACCCCGTTTTCGGAATTTTCTGCGGTCTGATGGTTGGTGTGGCTTCCGGGCTTTTAATCGGCCTGATGGTTACCAAAATGAGGATTTCGTCCTGGATTGCTTCCCTGGCGATGCTGTTCGCCCTCCGCGGAGTAATCCTGATTGTAGCCAAAAAGTCGGTTGCGATCACGGGAGGCGTGCTCACATTTGCCAATACAAAGATTCTAAAAGGGGTGATACCGGGGATGAACAGTGGTATCTCAATCCTGATTCCGATGCTTTTTGTCATCACGTTCATCTGCATGTATGTTTCCAGGCATACGAAGTTCGGCATGGGAATGTATGCGGTGGGAGGAAACTGCGAGGCGGCGCGGATGATGGGAATCGATGTGGACCGGATTAAAATCAAGGCATTCGTCTGCTCCGGTTTTATCGCGGCGCTCTCCGGCGTACTATTGGCGTCCAGCAGCGGCAGCGCGACTCTGAGTGCAGGCAATGTGTATGAGACATATGCGATCGCCATGTGTGCAATCGGCGGCGTAAAGCTGTCCGGCGGGGAAGGGAAATTTTCCGGCGCATTTTTCGGAATTTTGATTTATTTTATTATCAACACAATCTTTACATATCTTCCGACCAGTATTTCCGTTCACTGGCAGTCAATTATCATGGGTATGCTGGTGCTGATTTCCGTCGGAGTCCAGTCTGAAGTGTTTCAGACGATCAAAATCAAAAGGAAACAGGTGGGTGAATCATGA
- a CDS encoding sugar-binding domain-containing protein yields MIQLVSRWGKELDTEHILPEYPRPNLVRDSYLNLNGEWEYCISESETADSYDGTILVPFSPETSLSGVGKILMPHQYLHYRKKFTVPSGFRKSRVLLHFGAVDQECILYVNGTEIGGHKGGYLPFSFDITESLRDGENEITLRVTDRTELSPHARGKQKLEKKGKYGSLFYTPQSGIWKTVWMESVAKEYITEVKITPMFDESAVKITVYSNRDDEGGEEGDGWSAEKEACKKVKLEIYDGKTPVGEAVADTGREIVIKLDGFRAWSPDDPHLYDLKITLGEDEVSSYFGMRKISSGRDKKGILRFFLNNKPYFFNGILDQGYWPESLLTAPSDDALKYDIVKLKEMGYNTIRKHVKIEPERFYYHCDRLGMIVWQDMPNGGGEYNMVFVTHLPNASDRFARGVSDHHYGIFRRKDREGREQYYTDLDGMVRTLYNYPSIAVWVPFNEGWGQFDAPKATERIRRTDNTRLINEACGWFDQKGGDMYSIHNYVHKLKVKPQEDRTVALTEYGGYAYPVEGHLPCEKEFGYQHYHSSEELTENYKRLWEEEIYPNLERGLCSAIYTQTSDIEEEINGVMTYDREVDKLQIEKVQKLNKKLYEMFDRVTEGEAAAW; encoded by the coding sequence ATGATTCAACTAGTCAGCAGGTGGGGAAAAGAGCTTGATACAGAACATATTTTACCGGAATACCCCCGTCCGAATCTTGTGAGGGACAGTTATCTCAATCTGAACGGAGAATGGGAATATTGCATCAGTGAGTCGGAGACGGCGGATTCTTACGACGGCACGATCCTCGTGCCGTTTTCGCCGGAGACCTCGCTGTCCGGTGTGGGAAAAATTCTGATGCCCCACCAGTATCTGCATTACAGAAAAAAATTTACCGTTCCGTCCGGTTTCAGGAAGAGCAGAGTCCTGCTCCATTTCGGAGCCGTCGATCAGGAGTGTATCCTGTATGTCAACGGTACGGAGATAGGGGGACATAAGGGCGGCTATCTGCCGTTTTCCTTCGACATAACGGAGAGCCTCCGCGATGGAGAGAACGAGATTACGCTCCGTGTCACCGACAGGACGGAACTTTCGCCCCATGCGAGGGGAAAACAGAAACTTGAGAAGAAAGGCAAATACGGGTCGCTCTTTTACACTCCCCAGAGCGGGATCTGGAAAACCGTCTGGATGGAGAGCGTGGCTAAAGAGTATATCACGGAGGTAAAGATCACCCCCATGTTTGATGAAAGCGCCGTGAAGATTACGGTATACTCCAACAGGGATGATGAGGGCGGTGAGGAAGGAGACGGATGGAGCGCGGAGAAAGAGGCGTGTAAGAAGGTAAAACTGGAAATTTACGACGGCAAAACTCCGGTAGGGGAGGCCGTAGCGGACACAGGCCGGGAGATAGTGATAAAGCTTGACGGTTTCAGGGCCTGGAGTCCCGACGATCCCCACCTCTACGATCTGAAAATCACACTGGGGGAGGATGAGGTGTCCTCTTACTTTGGAATGCGTAAAATATCGTCCGGCAGGGACAAAAAAGGCATCTTAAGATTCTTTTTAAACAATAAACCATACTTTTTCAACGGCATTCTGGATCAGGGTTACTGGCCGGAGAGCCTTCTTACCGCGCCCAGCGACGACGCGCTGAAATACGACATTGTCAAGCTGAAGGAGATGGGATACAACACCATCCGCAAGCATGTCAAGATTGAGCCGGAGCGTTTTTACTATCACTGTGACAGGCTTGGTATGATTGTCTGGCAGGATATGCCGAACGGCGGAGGCGAATATAACATGGTTTTCGTGACCCATCTGCCGAATGCATCCGACCGGTTTGCCAGAGGCGTGAGCGATCACCACTACGGTATATTCAGGCGGAAAGACAGGGAAGGGCGTGAGCAGTACTATACCGATCTGGATGGAATGGTGCGCACTCTGTACAATTATCCCAGCATTGCGGTGTGGGTTCCCTTCAACGAGGGCTGGGGGCAGTTTGATGCCCCGAAGGCGACGGAGAGAATCCGGAGAACCGATAACACCAGGCTGATCAACGAGGCCTGCGGCTGGTTTGACCAGAAGGGCGGGGATATGTACAGCATCCACAATTATGTCCATAAATTGAAAGTAAAGCCGCAGGAGGACCGTACGGTCGCACTGACCGAATATGGGGGATACGCCTATCCGGTGGAAGGCCATCTGCCGTGTGAAAAGGAATTCGGCTACCAGCATTACCATTCCTCTGAGGAGCTTACGGAGAACTATAAGCGGCTGTGGGAGGAGGAAATATACCCGAACCTGGAGCGCGGCCTGTGCAGCGCCATCTATACGCAGACCAGCGATATTGAGGAGGAGATCAATGGTGTCATGACATATGACCGTGAGGTTGACAAACTGCAGATAGAGAAAGTCCAGAAGCTGAATAAAAAGCTTTATGAGATGTTTGACAGGGTTACGGAGGGTGAAGCGGCAGCGTGGTAA
- a CDS encoding sugar ABC transporter ATP-binding protein has product MAEVLLEIKGLEKTFPGVRALKGVNLTVNKGEIHALMGENGAGKSTLIKVLTGIYQKNGGTIRFDGQEINARTPIEANGKGISTIYQELNLVLFQTVYENLFLGREPRTKFGSIDRKSMIAESKRILEELGIEIDVTRPLKNYSTAIQQMVAIARAVSINAKLVIMDEPTSSLDPHEVQVLFGIIRQLKARGISVIFISHKLDEIFEICDRLTVFKDGEYVGEYNVGDLDQFKLISLMVGRDTVELERNKQGYAFAKAPVIAGMKQIRQGMRLNGIDIEIKQGEVVGLAGLLGSGRSELAQVLFGSSMPDEGEIFWWGEPAAIHSPSDAIKKGMGFCTEDRKTEGIIPHLSVKENITIALLPKLNSFGFVKTKEQDAIVGTYIERLKIKTPSPEQAICNLSGGNQQKVLLARWMCMNPKLMILDEPTRGIDVGAKAEIEQLIQEFSKSGISVLMISSEIAELERNCDRIIVMREGKVIDELVGDSISQDRVMETIARGSESEGKAHE; this is encoded by the coding sequence ATGGCAGAAGTTTTGCTGGAAATAAAGGGTCTGGAAAAGACGTTTCCGGGAGTCCGGGCGCTGAAAGGCGTCAATTTAACGGTGAATAAAGGTGAAATCCATGCTCTGATGGGAGAAAACGGCGCCGGCAAATCGACACTGATTAAGGTGTTGACCGGAATCTACCAGAAGAATGGCGGAACGATACGTTTTGACGGCCAGGAGATTAATGCAAGGACTCCGATTGAGGCGAACGGGAAGGGAATATCCACTATCTACCAGGAACTGAACCTGGTTTTATTTCAGACGGTATATGAAAATCTGTTTCTGGGACGTGAACCCAGGACAAAATTCGGGAGCATTGACAGAAAGTCGATGATTGCCGAGTCAAAGAGGATTTTGGAGGAATTAGGAATTGAGATTGATGTGACAAGGCCGTTAAAAAACTATTCGACGGCAATCCAGCAGATGGTGGCCATTGCCAGGGCGGTCAGCATCAATGCAAAACTTGTTATTATGGATGAACCGACCTCCTCGCTGGACCCCCATGAGGTGCAGGTGTTGTTTGGAATTATCAGACAACTGAAGGCAAGGGGAATCAGCGTGATTTTTATCAGCCACAAGCTGGATGAGATATTTGAAATCTGTGACCGTCTGACCGTATTTAAGGACGGAGAATATGTCGGTGAATATAATGTCGGTGATTTGGATCAGTTTAAGCTGATATCACTGATGGTGGGAAGGGATACGGTAGAGCTTGAAAGGAATAAGCAGGGCTATGCTTTTGCCAAAGCTCCGGTAATAGCGGGAATGAAACAGATCCGTCAGGGGATGAGGCTGAACGGAATTGATATAGAAATTAAACAGGGAGAAGTGGTAGGTCTTGCCGGACTTCTCGGTTCGGGCAGAAGCGAGCTGGCCCAGGTGCTCTTCGGGAGCAGCATGCCGGACGAGGGGGAGATTTTCTGGTGGGGAGAGCCCGCCGCCATCCATTCACCGTCCGATGCCATCAAAAAGGGAATGGGCTTCTGTACGGAAGACAGAAAGACGGAAGGAATCATCCCCCATCTGTCGGTAAAAGAAAATATCACGATTGCCCTGCTTCCGAAGCTGAATTCATTCGGCTTTGTAAAAACTAAGGAGCAGGATGCGATTGTAGGGACATACATTGAACGCCTGAAGATTAAGACACCGTCTCCGGAACAGGCAATCTGCAACCTGAGCGGCGGGAACCAGCAGAAGGTGCTTCTGGCCAGATGGATGTGCATGAACCCGAAACTGATGATCCTGGATGAGCCCACCAGAGGAATCGACGTGGGCGCCAAGGCCGAGATTGAGCAGCTGATCCAGGAATTTTCAAAAAGCGGAATCTCCGTTCTGATGATCTCATCGGAGATCGCGGAGCTGGAGCGGAACTGTGACAGAATCATCGTCATGCGCGAGGGAAAAGTCATAGATGAACTGGTCGGAGACAGTATCAGCCAGGACAGAGTGATGGAAACCATCGCAAGAGGCAGCGAAAGTGAGGGAAAAGCGCATGAATAA
- a CDS encoding ABC transporter permease translates to MNKTKQDYFQLVKKYSAITLLLFFILLNSLFTPNFFRIGNLNNVITQLCPTILCGMGMTLVISTGGIDISVGSVMALAGVLTARLMPDTGLIPAVLAAVAVSVLVGCFTGIMVGKLKLQAMVITLGLMLGLRGVAQVLCGGRDIYFNKLGAVGKQLSLWGTYKLGGVIPVQIVPIVISVAAVFIMIEKTVLGRQIQAVGDNMKSSSLAGINTARTLMIVYGLSTFFAAFAGIFQAAKVSVAAGSSLGQLAELDAIAAVVIGGTPMTGGKAHVLGTVVGALIMQMITLTCVMNDIPDQYAQVFKAAIIVFAVFIQREQAK, encoded by the coding sequence ATGAATAAGACAAAACAGGATTACTTCCAGCTTGTAAAAAAATACAGTGCAATTACGCTGCTCCTTTTCTTTATCCTGCTGAATTCACTGTTTACCCCGAACTTTTTCAGGATAGGCAATCTGAACAACGTAATTACACAGCTCTGTCCCACAATTCTCTGTGGAATGGGAATGACGCTCGTCATCTCTACGGGGGGAATCGATATTTCCGTCGGTTCCGTCATGGCTCTGGCGGGAGTCCTGACAGCCAGGCTGATGCCGGATACGGGCCTGATTCCCGCGGTATTGGCCGCGGTCGCCGTTTCGGTCCTGGTGGGCTGTTTTACCGGCATCATGGTCGGAAAACTGAAGCTGCAGGCCATGGTCATCACACTGGGCCTGATGCTGGGCCTGAGGGGAGTTGCACAGGTTCTGTGCGGCGGAAGAGATATCTATTTTAATAAACTGGGCGCCGTGGGAAAACAGCTTTCCTTGTGGGGAACTTATAAGCTGGGCGGCGTGATTCCGGTGCAGATTGTGCCGATTGTCATCTCGGTGGCGGCCGTCTTTATTATGATTGAAAAAACCGTGCTGGGCAGGCAGATCCAGGCGGTTGGAGACAATATGAAATCCAGTTCCCTGGCGGGAATCAACACGGCCAGGACGCTGATGATCGTATACGGCCTCAGCACGTTCTTTGCGGCCTTTGCCGGGATTTTCCAGGCAGCCAAGGTATCTGTGGCTGCAGGCAGTTCTCTGGGGCAGCTGGCGGAGTTAGACGCGATTGCGGCCGTTGTAATCGGAGGCACGCCGATGACAGGCGGAAAAGCCCATGTTCTCGGAACCGTTGTGGGAGCCTTAATCATGCAGATGATCACGCTCACCTGCGTAATGAACGATATACCGGATCAGTACGCCCAGGTATTCAAGGCGGCGATTATCGTGTTTGCCGTATTTATCCAGAGAGAACAGGCGAAGTAG
- a CDS encoding ABC transporter substrate-binding protein — protein MRKMIAMVMAATMALSLTACGSSSKPAETAAPATEAAAPAEGKTEAAAPEEKTEAPEGAKVLEGKKVGFAQTDSMSAWRTTETDSIKEYVENAGGEFIVKDAGGDIATQESDIRDLVAAGVDYLVVAPLENNGLQGALQEAMESNIPVILVDRAIDGDAGTHYTTAIMSDFIWEGEQCAKALTEALPDGGNVVIINGGYDSSTSTDRQDGFVKGLDSSKFKVVAEQDGEWLMDKAQAVMENIIQAQGGENIDAVFCVTDDMVQGAMNAIEAAGLKPGEDILTLGIDGTRAAFEAVEDGRQLASCTCSPYFGEIVVDTISKIIGGEEVPAHITNEDTLYTKDNVKVELGF, from the coding sequence ATGAGAAAAATGATCGCAATGGTTATGGCAGCAACGATGGCATTGTCACTGACTGCCTGCGGAAGTTCCAGCAAACCGGCGGAAACCGCGGCCCCGGCAACCGAGGCGGCAGCCCCTGCTGAAGGAAAGACGGAAGCAGCGGCCCCGGAGGAAAAAACAGAGGCTCCGGAGGGAGCAAAAGTACTGGAAGGCAAGAAAGTAGGATTTGCCCAGACAGACAGTATGTCTGCATGGAGAACGACGGAGACGGACAGCATCAAGGAATATGTGGAAAACGCCGGAGGCGAATTTATCGTTAAGGACGCCGGAGGAGATATCGCGACTCAGGAATCCGATATCCGCGATCTGGTAGCGGCAGGCGTTGACTACCTGGTAGTTGCCCCGCTTGAGAACAACGGACTTCAGGGCGCGCTCCAGGAAGCAATGGAAAGCAACATCCCCGTTATCCTGGTAGACCGTGCCATCGACGGAGATGCAGGAACCCATTACACAACGGCAATCATGTCCGATTTCATCTGGGAAGGCGAGCAGTGTGCAAAAGCCCTGACCGAAGCATTACCGGACGGCGGCAATGTAGTAATCATCAACGGTGGTTATGATTCCTCCACATCCACAGACAGACAGGACGGATTTGTGAAGGGCCTTGACAGCTCCAAGTTTAAAGTAGTGGCAGAGCAGGATGGAGAATGGCTGATGGATAAGGCTCAGGCCGTTATGGAAAACATTATCCAGGCCCAGGGCGGCGAGAATATTGACGCCGTATTCTGTGTAACAGACGATATGGTCCAGGGCGCTATGAACGCAATTGAGGCGGCAGGCCTGAAACCGGGAGAAGACATCCTGACATTGGGAATCGACGGAACAAGAGCTGCATTTGAGGCAGTGGAAGACGGAAGACAGCTTGCTTCCTGTACCTGTTCCCCATACTTCGGAGAAATCGTCGTAGATACAATTTCCAAGATTATCGGCGGAGAAGAAGTACCGGCCCACATTACAAACGAGGATACCCTTTATACAAAGGATAATGTGAAAGTAGAGTTAGGATTCTAG